In one window of Bacillota bacterium DNA:
- a CDS encoding ABC transporter permease codes for FMSALRHLFLPALTMGATMSATVARMVRSSMLEVLRQDYVTLARAKGLPEVIVIGRHALRNALIPTVTVVAIQAGGFLAGNMIVETVFGWPGVGRLVVDAILRRDFPLVQGAVMVFAFTFIVMNLVADILYTCINPKISL; via the coding sequence TTTATGTCGGCCTTGCGCCACCTGTTCTTACCGGCTCTCACCATGGGAGCCACCATGTCAGCCACTGTGGCTCGCATGGTGCGCTCCAGTATGCTGGAGGTGCTGCGCCAGGATTACGTGACCTTGGCCCGGGCCAAGGGTCTGCCGGAGGTTATTGTCATCGGCCGTCACGCCTTAAGAAACGCCCTGATTCCCACTGTCACTGTGGTGGCCATTCAGGCCGGCGGCTTTCTGGCCGGTAACATGATTGTGGAAACTGTCTTTGGCTGGCCGGGAGTGGGGCGATTGGTAGTGGATGCTATTTTGCGCCGCGATTTTCCCTTGGTTCAAGGTGCGGTGATGGTATTTGCCTTTACCTTTATTGTTATGAACTTAGTGGCTGATATCTTGTACACTTGCATCAATCCAAAAATTTCTTTATAG
- a CDS encoding ABC transporter permease: MERGGVYNWLETQLYLWRIRLGLFTGKLHWFLGEVVAHPSALIGGVVMLLYVAMAVLAPRLAPWSPYSGELTARLLPPAWISGNWQHILGCDEVGRDLLSRIIYGSRVSLTVGLSAVAFSLVLGTTLGLVAGYFQGRLDSVLSRLSDLLLAFPYLVFAIFVMAAIGPGMTNLILALSFKGWVEFYRLVRGQVLAEKTKEYVEAARLSGQPDWAILLREILPNIQPSLIVLATLRLAHMIVTEASLSFLGLGVEPRIPAWGSMVNAGRQYMLGAWWVSTFPGLAIMFLALATNMFGEGLRDILDPRLKVE; this comes from the coding sequence ATGGAACGTGGTGGTGTTTATAATTGGCTGGAGACCCAACTATATCTGTGGCGCATCCGTTTGGGTCTGTTTACCGGTAAGCTCCACTGGTTCTTAGGGGAAGTGGTAGCTCATCCCTCCGCTCTAATCGGCGGTGTGGTGATGCTGCTTTATGTGGCCATGGCCGTGCTCGCTCCCCGCTTGGCCCCCTGGAGCCCTTACAGCGGGGAACTGACGGCTCGACTGCTGCCGCCGGCCTGGATCAGCGGCAATTGGCAACATATTCTAGGCTGCGATGAAGTGGGGCGCGATCTGTTGTCCCGAATTATCTACGGCAGCCGAGTCTCTCTCACCGTGGGCTTGTCGGCAGTGGCTTTCTCCCTGGTGCTTGGAACTACGTTGGGCCTTGTAGCCGGCTATTTTCAGGGGCGTCTGGACAGTGTGCTGTCGCGCCTGAGCGATTTGCTGTTGGCTTTCCCCTATCTGGTGTTTGCTATCTTTGTCATGGCCGCCATTGGGCCGGGTATGACCAACTTGATCCTGGCTTTGAGTTTCAAAGGCTGGGTGGAGTTCTACCGGTTGGTGCGGGGGCAGGTGCTAGCGGAGAAAACCAAGGAATACGTAGAAGCGGCCCGCCTCAGCGGCCAGCCGGACTGGGCTATTTTGCTCCGGGAGATCTTGCCCAATATTCAGCCGTCCCTGATTGTGCTGGCCACCTTAAGATTGGCCCACATGATTGTAACTGAAGCTTCCCTGAGCTTCTTGGGTTTGGGCGTGGAACCACGTATTCCGGCCTGGGGCTCCATGGTGAACGCCGGTCGTCAGTATATGCTCGGTGCTTGGTGGGTGTCTACGTTCCCCGGCCTGGCTATTATGTTCCTGGCCTTGGCCA